Within the Thermanaeromonas toyohensis ToBE genome, the region GCCCTTATGCCTTGTGCCCTTCAGGGGGAAAAATTAGTTAAGCTGCGCAAAAGCCCTTTAGGCCTGGCCAGACAGATAGGCCTTTTGTTTATTTTGAAATTTATTTTAGGCAGGCTTACCCTAGCGGAAGTGGAGAGGAACTTTTCTCATCTTTTAGGAGTCCGTGGGGTGGCTATAATTACTCCTTATCCAGAGATAGGTATGGATGTAGATAAACGGGAGGATTGGGAGCTGGTGCGCCGGGTCTTTGACTCGGCAACATTTCTGGGGGGAGGGTAAAAGGTGGAGGGAGTAGTAGCCGTCATCTTGGCGGCCGGCGAAGGGAAGAGGATGCGTTCCGACTTACCCAAGGTTCTTCACCGGGTAGCGGGTAGGACCCTCGTTGAGCATGTGTTGGCGGCTGTGGAGGGAGCCGGTATCCACGAGATCGTTTTGGTGATAGGCCATGGGGGTGAGCTAGTACGTTCTTATTTAGGTCCTCGCTATAAATATGCCTGGCAGGAAAGGCAGTTGGGAACAGGACACGCCCTGGCCCAAGCTCAAGAGCTTGTGAGGGGAGCCTCGACCCTCCTAGTATTGTGTGGCGACACCCCCTTGCTCCGGTCCTCCACCCTGGCTGCCCTGGTGGCTGCCCACCGGGAGGAAGGGGCTGCGGCTACCTTGCTGGTGGCTTGTGTGGAGGATCCCACCGGGTATGGCCGGGTGTTGCGCGACTCCCATGGTCTAGTACAAAAGGTAGTGGAAGAACGGGATGCCACCCCCGATATTAAAGCTATTAAGGAGATTAACAGTGGGACCTATTGTTTTACCGCTTCCCTGGTCTGGCCAGCTCTAGAAGAGATAAAGCCTTTAAATGCCCAGGGTGAATATTATTTAACAGACATAATTGAGCTTTTCTGCCGTAGGAATGAAAAGGTCCAGGCTATAAAATGTGCAGATCCGGAGGAAATCTTAGGGGTAAACGACCGGGTGGAACTGGCCCGTGCTGCTCAAGTAC harbors:
- the glmU gene encoding bifunctional UDP-N-acetylglucosamine diphosphorylase/glucosamine-1-phosphate N-acetyltransferase GlmU; this translates as MEGVVAVILAAGEGKRMRSDLPKVLHRVAGRTLVEHVLAAVEGAGIHEIVLVIGHGGELVRSYLGPRYKYAWQERQLGTGHALAQAQELVRGASTLLVLCGDTPLLRSSTLAALVAAHREEGAAATLLVACVEDPTGYGRVLRDSHGLVQKVVEERDATPDIKAIKEINSGTYCFTASLVWPALEEIKPLNAQGEYYLTDIIELFCRRNEKVQAIKCADPEEILGVNDRVELARAAQVLRRRINEELMLKGVTIVDPATTFIDAGVEVGRDTVILPFTFLEGRTSIGSRCIIGPQTTVKDSSIGEETSISYSVIWESVVGSRCQIGPFAYLRPGTILADRVKVGDFVEIKASRVGEDSKVPHLTYLGDAEVGKNVNIGAGTITCNYDGHQKWPTIIGDGAFIGSNTNLVAPVEVGEKALIGAGSTITKNVPAGALALARARQVNLPDRGRAKLDKRERSGEG